The region TTCGAATATTGAAGTTATTACCAAGCAGGGCAACTTAGTCACTGATGAAGATATTGAATTTTTTTACGCGTGTTATTGCAATACTTACATGCTGCATAATTCGTCCCCTTATTTAACAAAAGAATTCTTTTATCAATTGAATAATAATATGCCTAACAAGCTTGTGTTTATATTTGCGGAGAAAGAGGGAAGGAGAATAGCAAGTGCGCTTAATATTATTAGCGAGCAGAGCCTATATGGTCGATATTGGGGCGCACTAGAATATATTCCTAGCCTACACTTCGAACTTTGTTACTACGCAGGACAAGAGTTTTGTATTCAAAATAAATTAAAGTACTTTGAAGGCGGTGCACAAGGAGAACATAAATTGGCTCGTGGGTTCGATGCCTTTAAGACTTACTCAAATCACTTTATTGCAAATTCTGAGTTTAAAGTTGCAATTGAGAGCTTCTTGAGTAAAGAAAAAAAATATATGGATATTTATTCGAATGAACTAGAAGAGAGGTCGCCATATAAGGGCAAATAAAATTTATTAGCTTAGAATCAAGTCAACTATAAAATAGAGAACCAAACCAAGTATAAAGACAAGACCAAAACCAATTAAAATAAAACTTGAGACACCATTTTTTTGGATAAAGCTATCATCTTGATCAAACTTTTTATTTGATTGAATTCCGCAAAAAGAAGCCAATACGCTCTTGATTATAAAAATAAGATTTTTCAATTTGTAATTAATCTTAACCATTTGCCAGCTAAATTCTCTTTAGTAAAATTTTTTACTTTTTTTTGTGCCATCATCACTCTGCTACGAAATAAGCTTGGATTCTTAAGAAAGTTTATAAATTCTTTTTTATTGTCAATATCGGCAAACTGATTATCAAATTCTAGGTAGGAATCATATTTAGTAGCAGACACTGGAAGACCTAAAGAGAATGCGGTTATTAAGCGATTGTGACTCACTCCATTTTTTCTCTTATCATTTATATCTCCAGGAATAATTACTCCAGAGGATAAGTCAGATTCTCGTATCATATTTGCAATACTCCAACGTTGAAGGTGAATTTGAAGGTTTGAAGGTTTTTGTATGAACTTAGAATGTTCTTGAATAAAATTTAAACCATCATCAGATGTTTGAATTATAAGATCATAACTCTTTGATTGATCCCAAAAAGGGATTAGCTCAAATAAATACTTTAAATTTGTTGGATGCCCAAAAAATAAAAAACGATTACTATTATTTTTTTTTATCTTTTGTATTTCAATTTCAATTGGATCCTCAATCACAGTTACGTTTTTAAATTTATGAGTAAGGTGTGTTTTTAATTTTTTACTTGAAGTAATTATTGAGTCATCTTTTTTTATAGCTTCATTATAAAACTTACTTGGCAAAGTAGCGAAATCCAGGTGGTTATCAGTGTAATCAAAGTAAATTTTTTTACCCAATTTCCTAAGTTTTTCAATGTAATCAAGCCATTTATCAAATAAATCCTCTCTGTTTGCCGAAAATTTACCAACAAATAAAATATCGATTTCTTTAAAATTAGAAATCGACTCATTAAAGTTTACTTTATAATTTTTAAAAACAGATTGATTAAAAAGTCCAGCTCTTAACCTCACGGAGGCAAGATTACTATGCGATATATCATCTGGATCTTTTACTTTTTGCGGAACTAACCAATGAATATTCTTCATAATTAATTTTTACCAAGATAAAATATAATCTTTTACTACTTTATCAATAACTTTCGCCCCGTATGATTCTAATGTTTCAATTGCTTTGAATTGACCATCATTGAATTCATTTGAAAAACCTTTTTGTTCAACTATAACAATTGGTTTATTTCTTATTAGAGTCTCTTTTGCACCAAGGACAACTTGATTCTCATATCCTTCTACATCAATTTTTATAAAATCAATATTATTTAAATCATAATCATCAAGTTTTTTCATTGTTACTTTATCTGCTTCATTTAGTTTATTTGAAACATGGGTAGCGCCAGTATTTTTAAGTTCTACATTCATGCTTACAAAACCATTCTCATTTCCTAGAGCAACTGGAATTACCTCAACATTTGCATGAGGGATATTTTTTTTAAAACAATCTCTAAAAATTTCAACAGGCTCAAAAGCATAAACTTTTTTAAAGTTTCCCCCTAAGTAAAAACTCCAAAAACCACAATGAGCACCAATATCAATAGCTACATTTTTTCTATTTTTAATATGATAAAAACACCTATCTATATGATGAGGTTGGTAAAGTAGTTTATCACCAGCTTTAATTGATTTAGCAAAGTAACCTTCAAAA is a window of Methylophilales bacterium DNA encoding:
- a CDS encoding DUF2970 domain-containing protein, whose translation is MKNLIFIIKSVLASFCGIQSNKKFDQDDSFIQKNGVSSFILIGFGLVFILGLVLYFIVDLILS
- a CDS encoding FkbM family methyltransferase — encoded protein: MNKKFLYGWWLPKEDEHFEGYFAKSIKAGDKLLYQPHHIDRCFYHIKNRKNVAIDIGAHCGFWSFYLGGNFKKVYAFEPVEIFRDCFKKNIPHANVEVIPVALGNENGFVSMNVELKNTGATHVSNKLNEADKVTMKKLDDYDLNNIDFIKIDVEGYENQVVLGAKETLIRNKPIVIVEQKGFSNEFNDGQFKAIETLESYGAKVIDKVVKDYILSW